Proteins encoded within one genomic window of Raineyella fluvialis:
- a CDS encoding HpcH/HpaI aldolase family protein, translating to MLRTNRVDDAITSGRTAVNAWVTMESTYVAEILSYAGFDSVTIDAQHGMFGRDAIMPMLQAVCAGHASPFVRSPSQDPREIGWLLDAGAYGVIVPDVSTAEQAETVARACYYPPLGTRSLGPTRGTLYAGPSYFQEADQVIQVWPQIESAQGFENMDAIMDTPGLYGVFVGPNDLALSVGLKAGGTMPQQIVDMVHTILDRSHEHGLKMAIYCADEDEAKYWADEGADMVNPSSDSGLLLTGAGPRSATSSVTRRPTPPTSRRPTDRTGAAERTPPARTYARAPTACG from the coding sequence ATGCTCCGTACGAACCGGGTCGACGACGCCATCACGTCAGGACGTACGGCGGTGAACGCCTGGGTGACGATGGAGTCGACGTACGTCGCGGAGATCCTCTCGTACGCCGGTTTCGACTCGGTGACGATCGATGCCCAGCACGGCATGTTCGGCCGGGACGCCATCATGCCGATGCTCCAGGCCGTCTGCGCCGGACACGCCAGTCCGTTCGTCCGCTCCCCCAGCCAGGACCCCCGCGAGATCGGGTGGCTGCTCGACGCCGGAGCGTACGGCGTCATCGTCCCGGACGTCTCCACCGCTGAGCAGGCCGAGACAGTGGCCCGGGCCTGTTACTACCCGCCGCTGGGGACCCGTTCCCTCGGCCCGACCCGCGGCACCCTTTACGCCGGGCCGAGCTACTTCCAGGAAGCGGACCAGGTGATCCAGGTCTGGCCGCAGATCGAGTCCGCGCAGGGCTTCGAGAACATGGACGCCATCATGGACACCCCCGGCCTCTACGGTGTCTTCGTCGGACCCAACGACCTGGCCCTCAGCGTCGGCCTCAAGGCCGGCGGCACGATGCCCCAGCAGATCGTCGACATGGTCCACACCATCCTCGACCGCAGCCACGAGCACGGCCTGAAGATGGCGATCTACTGCGCCGACGAGGACGAGGCGAAGTACTGGGCTGACGAGGGCGCCGACATGGTCAACCCCAGCAGCGACTCCGGCCTGCTGCTGACCGGGGCCGGGCCCAGGTCAGCCACATCCTCGGTGACAAGGCGCCCGACACCTCCGACCAGCCGAAGGCCTACTGACCGCACGGGTGCGGCTGAGCGTACGCCTCCGGCCCGAACGTACGCTCGCGCCCCGACGGCGTGTGGGTAG
- the gap gene encoding type I glyceraldehyde-3-phosphate dehydrogenase, with amino-acid sequence MTVKVGINGFGRIGRNFYRALVASGADVEVVGVNDLTDNKTLAHLLKYDSILGRFDGEITYDDESLTVDGKKIMAYAEKDPTQLPWGQIGADIVIESTGRFTDATKAQAHIQAGAKKVIISAPAKNEDKTIVIGVNDGEYDAEQHNIISNASCTTNCLAPIAKVLNDEFGIVKGLMTTIHAYTADQNLQDGPHSDLRRSRAAALNIVPTKTGAAQAVALVLPELKGKFDGYALRVPTPTGSVVDLTFEAGRETTVAEVNAAVKKAAEANPGVIAYTEDPIVSKDIETDPHSTIFDSGLTKVIGNQVKIVTWYDNEWGYSNRLVDLAVLVGSKL; translated from the coding sequence ATGACCGTCAAGGTTGGCATCAACGGTTTCGGCCGCATCGGCCGTAACTTCTACCGAGCCCTGGTCGCCTCCGGCGCTGATGTCGAGGTCGTCGGCGTCAACGACCTGACCGACAACAAGACCCTCGCCCACCTGCTCAAGTACGACTCGATCCTCGGTCGCTTCGACGGCGAGATCACGTACGACGACGAGTCCCTCACGGTCGACGGCAAGAAGATCATGGCGTACGCCGAGAAGGACCCGACCCAGCTCCCGTGGGGCCAGATCGGTGCCGACATCGTCATCGAGTCGACCGGTCGCTTCACCGACGCCACCAAGGCCCAGGCCCACATCCAGGCCGGCGCCAAGAAGGTCATCATCTCCGCCCCGGCGAAGAACGAGGACAAGACCATCGTCATCGGCGTGAACGACGGCGAGTACGACGCGGAGCAGCACAACATCATCTCCAACGCGTCCTGCACCACCAACTGCCTGGCGCCGATCGCCAAGGTGCTGAACGACGAGTTCGGCATCGTCAAGGGCCTGATGACCACCATCCACGCCTACACCGCCGACCAGAACCTGCAGGACGGCCCGCACTCCGACCTGCGTCGCTCGCGCGCCGCCGCCCTGAACATCGTCCCCACCAAGACCGGTGCCGCCCAGGCCGTCGCCCTGGTCCTGCCGGAGCTGAAGGGCAAGTTCGACGGTTACGCCCTGCGCGTGCCGACCCCGACCGGCTCGGTCGTCGACCTGACCTTCGAGGCCGGTCGTGAGACCACCGTGGCCGAGGTCAACGCCGCGGTGAAGAAGGCCGCCGAGGCCAACCCGGGCGTCATCGCCTACACCGAGGACCCGATCGTCTCCAAGGACATCGAGACCGACCCGCACTCGACCATCTTCGACTCGGGCCTGACCAAGGTCATCGGCAACCAGGTCAAGATCGTCACCTGGTACGACAACGAGTGGGGCTA